In Helianthus annuus cultivar XRQ/B chromosome 9, HanXRQr2.0-SUNRISE, whole genome shotgun sequence, the following are encoded in one genomic region:
- the LOC110879310 gene encoding agamous-like MADS-box protein AGL11, with amino-acid sequence MGRGKIEIKRIENNTHRQVTFCKRRNGLLKKAYELSVLCDAEITLIVFSSRGRLYEYANNNIKSTIERYKKATSSTPDTWSTQEVNAQFYKQESKKLRQQIQMLQNTNRHLMGDGLEHLNVKELKQLEGRLEKGISRIRSKRHDLILAETENLEKREIELEHHNAFLRSKVQVAESMQQLNMNTGEDYNAWQAYMARNMLHLNIMEPMTLEASPSTFSICPKPSLHLG; translated from the exons ATGGGGAGAGGAAAAATTGAGATCAAGAGAATTGAAAACAATACGCATCGGCAAGTCACCTTCTGCAAGAGGAGAAACGGGCTGCTAAAGAAGGCTTACGAGCTTTCAGTTCTTTGTGACGCTGAAATTACGCTAATCGTCTTCTCTAGCCGTGGAAGACTCTATGAGTACGCCAATAACAA CATAAAATCAACCATAGAGAGATACAAGAAGGCTACTTCAAGTACACCAGACACATGGTCAACTCAAGAGGTCAATGCTCAA TTCTATAAGCAAGAGTCAAAGAAACTTCGCCAGCAGATTCAAATGCTTCAGAATACTAACAG GCATCTCATGGGTGACGGATTGGAGCACTTAAATGTGAAGGAACTGAAGCAATTGGAGGGCAGGCTTGAAAAGGGAATCTCAAGGATTAGGTCCAAAAGG CATGACCTGATACTAGCTGAAACTGAAAATTTGGAGAAAAGG GAGATCGAGCTCGAACATCACAATGCATTCCTACGTTCAAAGGTGCAG GTTGCTGAGAGCATGCAGCAGCTAAACATGAATACTGGGGAGGACTATAATGCATGGCAAGCATACATGGCTAGGAACATGCTTCACCTCAATATAATGGAACCTATGACTCTGGAGGCTAGTCCTTCAACCTTCTCCATTTGTCCCAAGCCTTCTCTTCACCTTGG GTGA
- the LOC118482206 gene encoding uncharacterized protein LOC118482206 has product MHRSIDWDAMEEIAETPRVRRFIPIDSPWHRLFDLAHTPTYRELLVEFISSFTFHPPGEPVPIPYPGAPPPPEVSFRLAGVQRSMTLAEFAVRCGLYMQEEIETEIYTAGLVVVEKPTLVGFWQVIAGADHWEHDKSKGRVSFVSDPLYRYLHHLLATSISARGYSREWCTTTDLFFLYCLLYRRPCALAHGLAQYFASGHHRQERGFLYGGAYVTVIARSFGLVPHQDPHLRTPAIMPTRMGMQSLWGMRVIKRFPVGPRFKNREGGVWREEDLPEHFEDVHPPADPADVVPVEDPPEDLDGAAAPQPPPPAGAPQFPRHAIRGGAPGAALHPDVRARLDRLDDLVGWLVRAEQDRREREGLPPIPLPPVRAPHQQQQPQQQHQPQQQHQDSDSDLDA; this is encoded by the exons ATGCATCGATCGATCGACTGGGATGCGATGGAGGAGATTGCTGAGACGCCGAGAGTGCGTCGGTTTATACCTATCGATTCGCCGTGGCATCGTCTTTTTGATTTGGCGCACACGCCGACCTACAGGGAGCTGCTGGTCGAGTTCATTTCGTCATTCACATTTCACCCTCCTGGGGAGCCAGTGCCGATTCCGTACCCAG GTGCTCCCCCTCCGCCTGAGGTTTCTTTCAGGCTTGCTGGCGTTCAGCGTTCGATGACGCTAGCAGAGTTTGCGGTGCGCTGTGGTTTATACATGCAGGAGGAGATCGAGACTGAGATCTACACAGCGGGGCTAGTGGTGGTTGAAAAACCCACTCTTGTTGGGTTTTGGCAGGTGATTGCGGGGGCGGATCATTGGGAGCATGACAAGTCGAAGGGGAGGGTGTCGTTTGTTAGCGACCCACTATACAG GTATCTGCACCATTTGCTCGCCACTTCTATATCAGCGCGCGGCTACAGCCGTGAGTGGTGTACGACCACAGATCTTTTTTTCCTATATTGTTTGTTGTATAGGAGGCCGTGCGCGCTAGCACACGGTCTAGCCCAGTACTTCGCCTCCGGCCATCACCGGCAGGAGCGCGGATTTTTGTATGGCGGGGCGTACGTGACCGTCATTGCCCGTTCTTTTGGCCTCGTACCACATCAGGACCCACATCTACGGACGCCGGCCATCATGCCGACGCGGATGGGTATGCAGTCGCTATGGGGGATGAGGGTTATCAAGAGGTTCCCGGTTGGCCCGCGGTTTAAAAACCGCGAGGGGGGCGTATGGAGAGAGGAGGACCTACCAGAGCATTTCGAGGACGTTCATCCTCCTGCAGATCCTGCTGATGTAGTGCCCGTGGAGGACCCTCCGGAGGATCTAGACGGTGCAGCGGCGCCACAGCCACCGCCACCTGCCGGGGCACCTCAGTTTCCACGTCACGCTATTCGAGGTGGTGCCCCAGGAGCTGCACTACATCCGGATGTACGAGCCAGGCTTGACAGGCTCGACGATTTGGTAGGTTGGTTGGTACGGGCGGAGCAggatagacgagagagagagggattacccccgataccgcttccaccggttcgagcaccacatcagcagcagcagccgcagcagcagcaccagccgcagcagcagcatcaggattcagattcggatttggatgcatag
- the LOC110879309 gene encoding uncharacterized protein LOC110879309 produces MFQHLLGKVSHKALDLLHGEAIRRLDVLERFNSSCGCQMWHSCGLLCACRIEKYMREERPIQLEDIDVFWRKLNFQSCKLIDDSLDVVEELDVVRQQLQSHPPAQQKSLLSKIKAVLTPTKSTKKPPVVQQNTRGRPTTKQVQERLDEASRIDEELRRSSFGDANTCFEGSRQSKYDKPRHSSYVPSQASQQSVIRSQKPKATLSRSKSSKKKETRDDHGFPLIIGDEYVGIIERFKSDIPPVFHPYVSCIRDVMPDGHCGFRSVAVGLGMDQSSWGRIRRDLVQEMDQNESIWFPIFEAWAAGYFYTHRQGLIWDSVAGCGENHWMDFPFAGLLIAQTYGIGVHLLTTTMGASSTYFPILSPPANQQPLFITLTHVNENHFIHVKLEGDYPMPPAHGLWLTHRRPHTEQWEDMYLPRLEWYTSIMNPRPRSNPSLNYIDSYTEE; encoded by the exons atgtttcaacacctacttggaaaagtatcccacaaagcccttgacttgttgcatggagaggcaattaggaggctagatgtcttggagcgctttaattcatcatgtggttgccaaATGTGGCACAGCTGTGGGTTGCTCTGTGCTTGTAGGATAGAAAAGTACATGCGTGAAG AGCGTCCGATTCAACTCGAAGACATAGACGTCTTCTGGCGGAAACTTAACttccaaagttgtaaattgatagACGACTCCCTTGACGTGGTCGAAGAGCTAGATGTTGTTAGACAACAATTACAGTCGCACCCTCCAGCTCAGCAAAAAAGCCTGCTTTCAAAGATTAAAGCGGTGTTGACTCCAACGAAATCTACCAAGAAACCACCGGTTGTCCAACAAAATACTCGTGGCCGACCAACAACAAAGCAGGTACAAGAAAGGTTGGACGAGGCCTCTCGTATAGATGAAGAATTGAGGAGAAGCTCCTTCGGTGATGCAAACACGTGCTTTGAAGGTTCACGACAAAGTAAGTACGATAAACCTCGCCACAGCTCGTACGTTCCGTCTCAAGCCTCACAACAGTCGGttataaggtcccaaaaacccaaagcgaccctaagccgttcaaagagttctaagaagaaagagacacgAGATGATCACGGTTTTCCTTTAATCATTGGGGACGAGTACGTGGGAATCATCGAACGGTTTAAGTCTGACATTCCGCCAGTGTTCCATCCGTACGTCTCGTGCATACGAGATGTGATGCCGgacggtcattgtgggtttcgGTCTGTGGCTGTGGGCTTAGGGATGGATCAGAGTTCATGGGGGCGTATTAGAAGGGACCTTGTCCAAGAAATGGATCAGAACGAATCGATCTGGTTCCCAATATTTGAAGCATGGGCTGCAGGTTATTTTTACACGCATCGTCAGGGCCTAATTTGGGATTCAGTGGCCGGTTGTGGGGAGAATCACTGGATGGACTTCCCCTTTGCAGGACTTCTTATTGCACAAACGTACGGTATCGGGGTGCACCTGTTAACGACAACCATGGGTGCGAGTTCCACTTACTTCCCAATACTAAGTCCTCCGGCTAATCAACAACCATTATTCATAACGCTTACACATGTTAACGAGAACCACTTCATACATGTTAAGCTGGAAGGGGATTATCCTATGCCACCAGCACACGGGCTATGGTTGACCCACCGAAGACCCCACACAGAACAATGGGAAGATATGTACTTGCCACGTCTAGAATGGTATACATCGATAATGAATCCTCGACCAAGATCAAACCCCAGTCTTAATTACATAGATAGTTACACGgaagaatga